The Halobellus sp. MBLA0158 genome has a window encoding:
- a CDS encoding DUF5820 family protein, with product MDDPPEEAGPEGEAAADADASPPAEPPDGWTLWNDEPRGRRILVFRPDVFNEREGLPAACLPTILISNRSRAPRPGASRVRTATWHVVLTLEPEVEAVAESYDSRAAAIEGAHDLARRFAAGAVDYREAYQIPREEYFERLDAVIDGDGDEP from the coding sequence ATGGACGACCCTCCCGAGGAGGCAGGGCCGGAAGGCGAGGCCGCGGCCGACGCGGACGCGTCCCCGCCCGCCGAACCGCCCGACGGCTGGACGCTCTGGAACGACGAACCCCGCGGGCGGCGGATCCTCGTGTTCCGCCCCGACGTGTTCAACGAGCGCGAGGGCCTCCCCGCGGCGTGTCTGCCCACCATCCTGATCTCGAACCGCTCGCGCGCCCCGCGTCCGGGCGCCTCGCGGGTCCGGACCGCGACCTGGCACGTCGTGCTCACCCTAGAGCCCGAGGTCGAAGCCGTCGCGGAGTCCTACGACAGCCGGGCGGCGGCCATCGAGGGGGCTCACGATCTCGCGCGCCGCTTCGCCGCGGGCGCGGTCGACTACCGGGAGGCGTACCAGATCCCGCGGGAGGAGTACTTCGAGCGTCTCGACGCGGTCATCGACGGCGACGGGGACGAGCCGTAA
- a CDS encoding PrkA family serine protein kinase, with amino-acid sequence MNGDRETLESLSRQYKDSVPSDLREAKSFEWYLDAVYEDPRIARNAHQRVADMFDHYGTDYDEDAGVVEYRMAAEDPLHDGENTFYGREVHESIHEFVNKVKSGARGLGPEKRIKLLLGPVGSGKSHFDWMVRRYFEDYTTTDAGRMYTFRWTDLCEVIRDQDPEDDVVTSPMNQDPLVLLPQEQRDEVIDRLNERLEAPYTIRNDQTLDPASEFYLDKLLARYDDDLQTVLENHVEIVRLLASENKRQCVETFEPKDKKNQDETELTGDVNYSKLAVYGESDPRAFDYSGAFCNANRGLFSGEELLKLQREFLYDFLHASQEQTIKPKNNPRIDIDQVIVGRTNMPEYREKKGDEKMEAFNDRTKRIDFPYVLEYDEEAEIYRKMLRNADVPDMHIEPHALEMAGLFGVLTRITEPDENVSLVQKAKAYNGEIDDGDDVDVRKLREAGEEKADIAEGMDGVSARFIGDEIAEAIMDSTHRGRSYLSPLTVFSHFEANLENHGSIPEENLDRYYRYLELVREEYKERAIEDVRHALAYDIDEIRRQGEKYMDHVMAYIDDDTVEDELTGREQDPDETFLRSVEEKLDIPEDRKDDFRQEVSNWVSRRARDGTSFDPQDNDRLRRALERKLWEDKKHNINFSALVSANELDDDERSAWIDALIEQGYSSEGAREVLEFAGAEVAKSELEG; translated from the coding sequence ATGAACGGTGACAGAGAAACCCTCGAATCACTCAGTCGGCAGTACAAGGACTCGGTTCCCTCGGACCTCCGCGAAGCGAAGTCGTTCGAGTGGTACCTTGATGCGGTGTACGAGGACCCGCGAATCGCCCGCAACGCCCACCAGCGCGTGGCGGATATGTTCGACCACTACGGCACCGACTACGACGAGGACGCCGGCGTCGTGGAGTACCGAATGGCCGCCGAGGACCCGCTCCACGACGGCGAGAACACCTTCTACGGCCGCGAGGTCCACGAGTCGATCCACGAGTTCGTGAACAAGGTGAAGTCCGGCGCCCGCGGACTCGGCCCGGAAAAGCGGATCAAGCTCCTCTTGGGCCCGGTCGGCTCCGGGAAGTCCCACTTCGACTGGATGGTCCGGCGCTACTTCGAGGACTACACCACGACCGACGCGGGCCGGATGTACACCTTCCGCTGGACCGACCTCTGTGAGGTCATCCGCGATCAGGACCCCGAGGACGACGTCGTGACCTCGCCGATGAATCAGGACCCGCTCGTGCTCCTCCCCCAGGAGCAGCGCGACGAGGTGATCGACCGACTGAACGAGCGGCTGGAGGCGCCCTACACCATCCGGAACGACCAGACGCTCGATCCCGCCTCCGAGTTCTACCTCGACAAGCTCCTGGCGCGCTACGACGACGACCTCCAGACCGTCCTGGAGAACCACGTCGAGATCGTCCGGCTCCTCGCCAGCGAGAACAAGCGCCAGTGCGTCGAGACCTTCGAGCCGAAGGACAAGAAGAATCAGGACGAGACCGAACTCACCGGCGACGTCAACTACTCGAAGCTCGCGGTCTACGGCGAGTCCGACCCCCGCGCCTTCGACTACTCCGGCGCGTTCTGCAACGCGAATCGGGGACTGTTCTCCGGCGAGGAACTGTTGAAGCTCCAGCGGGAGTTCCTCTACGACTTCCTGCACGCCTCCCAGGAGCAGACGATCAAGCCGAAGAACAACCCCCGGATCGACATCGACCAGGTGATCGTCGGGCGGACGAACATGCCCGAGTACAGGGAGAAGAAGGGCGACGAGAAGATGGAGGCGTTCAACGACCGGACGAAGCGCATCGACTTCCCCTACGTATTAGAGTACGACGAGGAGGCCGAGATCTACCGGAAGATGCTCCGTAACGCCGACGTGCCGGATATGCACATCGAGCCCCACGCCCTGGAGATGGCGGGGCTGTTCGGCGTCCTCACGCGGATCACCGAACCCGACGAGAACGTCTCGCTCGTCCAGAAGGCGAAGGCGTATAACGGAGAGATCGACGACGGCGACGACGTCGACGTCCGGAAGCTCCGGGAGGCCGGCGAGGAGAAGGCCGACATCGCCGAGGGGATGGACGGCGTCTCCGCGCGCTTCATCGGCGACGAGATCGCCGAGGCGATTATGGACTCGACCCACCGCGGGCGCTCGTACCTCTCGCCGCTCACGGTCTTCTCGCACTTCGAGGCCAACCTCGAGAACCACGGCTCGATCCCCGAGGAGAACCTCGATCGGTACTACCGCTACCTCGAACTCGTCCGCGAGGAGTACAAAGAGCGCGCCATCGAGGACGTCCGCCACGCGCTGGCCTACGACATCGACGAGATCCGCCGCCAGGGCGAGAAGTACATGGACCACGTGATGGCCTACATCGACGACGACACCGTCGAGGACGAACTCACCGGGCGCGAACAGGACCCCGACGAGACGTTCCTCCGGTCCGTCGAGGAGAAGCTCGACATCCCCGAGGACCGGAAGGACGACTTCCGCCAGGAGGTCTCGAACTGGGTCTCCCGGCGCGCCCGCGACGGCACCTCCTTCGATCCGCAGGACAACGACCGCCTGCGCCGCGCCCTCGAACGAAAGCTCTGGGAGGACAAGAAGCACAACATCAACTTCTCCGCGCTTGTCAGCGCCAACGAACTCGACGACGACGAGCGGAGCGCGTGGATCGACGCGCTGATCGAGCAGGGGTACTCCTCGGAGGGCGCACGCGAGGTGCTCGAGTTCGCCGGCGCGGAGGTGGCAAAGAGCGAGCTAGAGGGCTAA